The Acuticoccus sediminis DNA segment CGCCCGTCAGCATGGACTCGTCGATGGAGGAGCGGCCCTCCACGACCGTCCCGTCCACGGGCACCTTCTCGCCGGGGCGCACGCGCAGCCGGTCGCCCAGCACGACATCCTCCAGCGGAACCTCCTCCTCGCGGCCGTCCGCGCGGACGATGCGCGCCGTCTTTGCGGCAAGGTCCAGGAGGGCGCGGATCGCGGTCCCGGTGCGCTCGCGCGCCCGCAGCTCCATGATCTGGCCGAGGAGCACGAGGACGACGATGACCGCCGCCGCCTCGAAGTAGACGCCGACCTCGCCGTTGTGGTCGCGGAAGCCCGCCGGGAAGATGCCGGGCACCAGCACGGCGACGAGGCTGAAGAGGTAGGCCGCCGCCACGCCCATGCCGATGAGGCTGAACATGTTGAGGTTCATCGACCGGAACGAGCGTGCCCCGCGCTCGAGGAACGGCCAGCCGCACCACAGGACGACCGGCGTCGCCAGCACCAGCTCGGCCCACTTCGCGACGCGTGGGCCGATCAGCGCCGGGACGTCGAGCCCCGCCATCGGCCCCATCGCGATGATCACCAGCGGCACCGTCAGGATCGCCCCGACGGTGAAGCGCCGCGTGAAGTCGACCAACTCGGGGTTGGGGCCGACCTCGCCCACCGGCACGCCCTTCGGCTCGAGCGCCATGCCGCAGATCGGGCAGCTCCCGGGGCCGACCTGCTCGATCTCGGGGTGCATCGGGCAGGTGTAGATGGTGCCTTCGGGCATCGGCTCCGGCGCGGGGCGGTCGCCCATGTAGGAGGCCGGGTCGGCCTCGAACTTCTCCTGGCAGCGGGAGGAGCAGAAATAGACCTTCTCGCCCTCGTGGCGGACCATGAACCGCGCGCTCGCGCGGTTGACGTTCATGCCGCAGACCGGGTCCTCGGCCGTCAGGTAGTCCTGCGGCGCGGCGGCGAACTTCTTGCGGCAGCCCTCGCAGCAGAAATGATAGGTGTGGCCGTCGTGGACATGGGTCGGCTTGCCGGCGGCGGGATCGACGGTCATGCCGCAGACAGGGTCGCGCACGACCGTCGGCGGCGGTGTGGTCTCCGGCATGGCGTGTTCGTGGGCGTGATGGGTGTGGGCCATGGCCTGCCTCATGTGCTGCGGGTGCCGATTGCGGGCAACGGAAGCGATGTGGGGCTTCCAGTCACTGGAAGGTCAAGAGACCCGCACCCATCTGATTGCGAGGCACATGGAGGCGTATGGAGACGTCGATGAATATCGGAGATGCGGCCGCGCACAGCGGCGTTCCGGCCAAGACGATCCGCTACTACGAGGACATCGGCCTCGTGCGCCCGCAGCGGCTCACGAACGGTTACCGGGTCTTCGGCGAGGGGGAACTGGCGGCGCTCGCCTTCATCGGCCGGGCGCGCTCGCTCGGCTTCAGCGTCGAGGACTGCCGTACGCTCCTCACGCTGGAGCGGAACGACCACCGCCACAGCCACGACGTGAAGGCCGTCGCCGAGGGCCACCTCACCCGCATCGAGGCGAAGATCGCCGAGCTTCAGGCGATGCGCGCCACCC contains these protein-coding regions:
- the cueR gene encoding Cu(I)-responsive transcriptional regulator, which produces MNIGDAAAHSGVPAKTIRYYEDIGLVRPQRLTNGYRVFGEGELAALAFIGRARSLGFSVEDCRTLLTLERNDHRHSHDVKAVAEGHLTRIEAKIAELQAMRATLEALVVRCHGDDRPDCPIMDDLRGACPAE